Proteins encoded within one genomic window of Bacillus kexueae:
- a CDS encoding PTS sugar transporter subunit IIB: MKKILVVCGNGLGSSFMVEMNVKNVLAQLGVEADVSHTDLTTAKTEKADLYLGSSELISTLDDGTRTIIGLTNLFDQEELKRHLEAHLC; the protein is encoded by the coding sequence ATGAAGAAAATCTTAGTCGTTTGCGGAAATGGTCTTGGAAGTAGCTTTATGGTTGAAATGAATGTTAAAAATGTACTGGCTCAACTAGGTGTTGAAGCGGACGTGTCACATACGGATTTAACGACTGCCAAAACCGAAAAAGCGGACCTTTATTTAGGGTCAAGTGAACTGATTTCTACCCTCGATGATGGCACGAGAACCATTATTGGCTTAACAAATCTTTTCGATCAAGAAGAACTAAAAAGACACTTAGAAGCACATTTATGTTAA
- a CDS encoding PTS ascorbate transporter subunit IIC, with the protein MFDFIMNDVLGTPAILVGLFALIGLLLQKKGIADVISGTLKTIMGFVILGGGATILIGSLDIFGNMFEKAFNIEGVIPNNEAIVAIAQQTFGRETAMIMLFGMVMNIVIARFTKFKYIFLTGHHTLFMACLISAVFATGGVTGVPLVIIGSVLLGLLMVFSPALLQPYVRKITGNDSIAVGHFGSLGYFTAGFIGKYIGDPSKSTETIKVPKSLGFLRDTSVAMSLTMAILFLVVAPIAGKDYVEAELSGGVNFLVFSLMQAITFAAGVYIILAGVRMLIAEIVPAFKGIADKVVKDAKPALDCPAVFPFAPNAVIIGFLFSFIAGLLSMFLLPIFGLKVIVPGLIPHFFTGAAAGVFGNATGGRRGAMVGAFANGILISFLPAFLLPVLGSLGFEGTTFGDSDFGIVGILLGFFIRLFS; encoded by the coding sequence ATGTTCGATTTTATTATGAATGATGTGTTAGGTACCCCTGCCATATTAGTTGGTTTATTTGCTCTTATCGGTCTTCTTCTACAGAAAAAAGGAATCGCGGATGTCATTTCAGGTACCTTAAAAACCATTATGGGCTTTGTCATTCTTGGGGGTGGCGCAACCATTCTCATTGGTTCCCTCGACATTTTTGGAAACATGTTCGAAAAGGCTTTCAATATTGAAGGTGTCATTCCGAATAATGAAGCCATTGTCGCCATTGCCCAACAAACATTCGGACGAGAAACAGCCATGATCATGTTATTTGGAATGGTCATGAATATTGTCATTGCCCGTTTTACGAAGTTTAAATATATCTTTTTAACTGGTCATCATACATTATTCATGGCATGTTTAATTTCAGCTGTTTTTGCGACAGGTGGTGTCACAGGCGTTCCTTTAGTCATCATCGGCTCTGTCTTATTGGGACTATTAATGGTCTTTTCACCCGCCCTGTTACAGCCGTATGTAAGAAAAATTACAGGAAATGATAGTATAGCCGTCGGTCACTTTGGGTCGCTAGGCTACTTTACCGCTGGCTTTATTGGAAAATATATCGGTGATCCATCAAAATCGACGGAAACGATTAAAGTCCCTAAGTCACTCGGATTTTTACGAGATACTTCCGTTGCGATGTCATTAACGATGGCCATTCTCTTTTTAGTCGTTGCACCAATTGCCGGAAAAGATTACGTGGAAGCAGAATTAAGCGGAGGCGTGAATTTTCTTGTCTTCTCTCTCATGCAAGCCATCACCTTTGCCGCGGGTGTGTATATCATCCTCGCAGGTGTTCGGATGTTAATTGCTGAAATCGTTCCTGCCTTTAAAGGAATTGCGGATAAAGTCGTAAAAGATGCCAAACCAGCCCTTGACTGCCCTGCCGTATTCCCATTTGCGCCTAACGCTGTCATCATCGGCTTCTTATTCAGCTTTATCGCAGGACTTTTATCCATGTTTTTATTACCAATCTTCGGATTAAAAGTAATCGTTCCGGGACTAATCCCGCACTTTTTCACAGGAGCAGCTGCAGGTGTTTTCGGAAATGCAACTGGAGGTCGCCGTGGAGCTATGGTGGGAGCATTTGCTAACGGGATACTAATTTCCTTCCTACCGGCCTTCTTACTACCGGTACTAGGATCACTTGGATTCGAAGGAACGACGTTTGGAGATTCTGATTTTGGAATTGTGGGAATCTTGTTAGGATTTTTCATTCGGTTGTTTTCTTAA
- a CDS encoding sugar phosphate nucleotidyltransferase, whose protein sequence is MKLVLLSGGSGKRLWPLSNDARSKQFLKVLENNNGKLQSMVQRVWAQLDNVNLTESAVIATSNSQVDMIQSQISQDVPLIIEPMRRDTFPAIALASVFLYSVQKINLSEVVVVLPVDPYVQDNFFKRVKILENCLVHSDAHIALMGVKPTYPSEKYGYIVPSTEHSKNEFLKVSHFTEKPSKEKAKELIKHGALWNCGVFAFKLEYIITLLQEKGLPIEYGELLEQYNNLPKISFDYEVVEKSDNIVVLPYNGYWKDLGTWNTLTEEMATNQIGKGVITSSQNTHLINELDIPVTVLGVPNAVVAASPDGILVADKASSPKIKELVCGFNQRPMYEERRWGWYRVLDHTRFEDGREVLTKRIGVTAGKNLSYQMHRHRSEVWTIIKGEGDFALNGQIQRVKPGDVLEIKVGEEHGIKAITDLEFIEVQSGSELVEEDIVRIFLTWEEIEEHCYSLQN, encoded by the coding sequence ATGAAACTTGTGTTACTTTCTGGGGGTTCAGGAAAGCGCCTTTGGCCACTATCCAATGATGCACGTTCAAAGCAGTTTCTAAAGGTTTTAGAAAATAATAATGGTAAGTTACAGTCGATGGTACAGCGGGTCTGGGCCCAGTTAGATAATGTAAATTTAACAGAATCTGCAGTAATAGCAACCAGTAACTCTCAAGTAGATATGATTCAAAGTCAAATAAGTCAAGATGTACCGTTAATTATTGAACCGATGCGACGTGATACATTTCCTGCTATCGCTCTTGCATCGGTCTTTTTGTATAGTGTCCAAAAAATTAACTTGAGCGAAGTTGTAGTAGTCCTTCCTGTTGATCCTTATGTTCAAGATAATTTCTTTAAAAGAGTAAAGATCTTAGAGAATTGTCTAGTTCATAGTGATGCACACATAGCATTAATGGGGGTGAAGCCAACGTATCCTTCTGAAAAATATGGTTATATTGTCCCTTCAACTGAACACAGTAAAAATGAATTTTTAAAGGTAAGTCACTTTACGGAGAAACCATCTAAAGAAAAGGCAAAGGAGCTAATAAAACATGGAGCTCTTTGGAATTGTGGAGTATTTGCTTTTAAATTAGAGTATATTATTACATTGTTACAAGAAAAAGGGTTACCAATTGAATATGGTGAGTTACTTGAACAATATAATAACCTACCCAAAATTAGTTTTGACTATGAAGTTGTAGAAAAATCAGATAATATCGTTGTGTTACCGTATAACGGTTATTGGAAAGATCTTGGTACATGGAATACTTTAACAGAAGAAATGGCCACAAATCAGATAGGAAAAGGTGTTATTACCTCTTCTCAGAATACTCATTTAATAAATGAATTAGACATTCCTGTGACAGTGCTAGGAGTACCAAATGCTGTAGTTGCTGCTAGTCCAGATGGAATACTAGTAGCTGATAAAGCTTCAAGCCCTAAAATAAAGGAGTTAGTATGCGGTTTTAACCAGAGGCCGATGTATGAGGAAAGACGTTGGGGATGGTATCGGGTTTTAGATCATACTAGATTCGAAGATGGACGAGAAGTATTAACGAAAAGAATTGGAGTTACAGCAGGGAAAAACTTAAGTTACCAAATGCATAGACATCGTAGTGAAGTATGGACCATCATTAAAGGTGAAGGAGATTTTGCATTAAACGGACAAATTCAACGCGTGAAACCGGGTGATGTACTTGAAATAAAAGTTGGAGAGGAACATGGCATAAAAGCAATTACAGATTTAGAGTTTATTGAAGTACAATCGGGCTCGGAATTAGTTGAAGAGGATATAGTTCGTATTTTTTTGACATGGGAAGAGATTGAAGAGCATTGTTATTCTCTACAAAATTAG
- a CDS encoding glycosyltransferase family 4 protein — protein sequence MSKKIALVHDWLVTYAGAEKVLEQLLEIYPDADLFSLVDFVDEDQRDFILNKQVTTSFIQKMPKAKKKYRSYLPFMPMAIEQLDVSNYDVVISSSHAVAKGVITGPNQLHISYVHSPIRYAWDLQHQYLRESGLGEGIRGWVAKSVLHYIRNWDSRTSNGVDYFLANSNFIARRIWKVYRREAKVIYPPVDISAFTFHDKKEDFYLTASRMVPYKKIDLIVEAFSKMPDKKLFVIGDGPDFEKIKMKAGPNVQLLGYQPFEVLKEYMQKAKAFVFAAEEDFGITPVEAQACGTPVIAYGKGGALETVRGYGLIECPTGLFFKEQTVKSLIESVNLFENISNEIRYENCRENAIRFSPERFKREFKNFVDIKIEKMKKL from the coding sequence ATGTCAAAAAAAATAGCATTAGTTCATGATTGGTTAGTGACTTATGCAGGTGCTGAGAAGGTATTAGAACAATTACTTGAGATTTATCCCGATGCAGATTTATTTAGTCTCGTTGATTTTGTAGATGAAGATCAACGAGATTTTATATTAAATAAACAAGTTACTACTTCTTTTATCCAAAAGATGCCGAAGGCAAAAAAAAAATACCGCAGTTACCTTCCGTTTATGCCAATGGCAATTGAACAGCTCGACGTATCAAATTACGATGTTGTTATTTCTAGTTCTCATGCAGTTGCAAAGGGGGTTATTACAGGACCTAACCAACTACATATTTCTTATGTTCATTCGCCAATAAGGTACGCATGGGATCTACAACATCAATATTTAAGAGAATCTGGGTTAGGTGAAGGAATAAGAGGTTGGGTAGCAAAATCTGTTCTTCACTATATTCGAAACTGGGATAGTAGAACATCAAATGGAGTTGATTACTTTCTAGCTAATTCTAACTTTATTGCACGAAGAATATGGAAAGTTTATAGGAGAGAGGCTAAAGTTATTTATCCACCTGTTGATATTTCTGCGTTTACCTTTCACGATAAAAAAGAAGATTTTTACCTGACTGCTTCAAGAATGGTTCCATATAAGAAGATAGACTTAATTGTAGAAGCTTTTTCAAAAATGCCAGATAAGAAATTATTTGTTATAGGTGATGGACCTGACTTTGAAAAAATAAAGATGAAAGCTGGTCCAAATGTTCAGTTACTAGGATATCAACCTTTTGAAGTGTTAAAAGAATATATGCAAAAAGCTAAAGCATTTGTTTTTGCTGCAGAAGAGGATTTTGGTATTACACCGGTTGAAGCTCAAGCTTGCGGAACTCCAGTGATTGCCTACGGTAAAGGAGGAGCTTTAGAAACGGTAAGAGGATATGGTCTAATTGAATGTCCAACTGGATTATTTTTCAAAGAACAGACTGTTAAATCACTTATAGAAAGTGTTAATTTATTTGAAAATATTTCAAATGAAATTAGGTATGAAAACTGTCGTGAAAATGCAATACGTTTCTCTCCAGAACGGTTTAAAAGAGAATTTAAAAATTTTGTAGATATTAAAATAGAAAAGATGAAAAAGTTATAG
- a CDS encoding O-antigen polymerase — translation MKLISPRILILLSFIIWLLVYVVSPIQYITKPTNQALLYLFFCFASFFIGTFYTHLFFITKKNQVKFKPKKEEYKNLKFLRIVSFIGLIGLIFRYYDLLFVKDFISYGSVTAFRLHGSIINDTTFVGIGSSILYPFSIIAIVVSFHINEKKIIDKVLIVLNILLFVIYIYLLGGRTSLTLIIIMVLISIIFKKKKLSHVFNLKRIVFIVMLFLLFFAYSNLILINRLEEMGFNIQDHLNYMQNERRFIVKDWFNNILSNDDVFTGGVKYTYISLVHYVLHGYYQFFLLFEHFNSSNLGYGAYQFYPVFKLGNFIGIEVVDYYELMSKLETQGVYTTFFGPLYADFGFGGLTFLFMFLFGFVSQLFYKKALNGELFSTLFYSYLGSVLIHSSFINMIQSGMGLYVFVSILFSALLLKLMS, via the coding sequence ATGAAATTAATATCTCCACGAATACTTATATTACTCTCGTTCATTATTTGGTTATTGGTTTATGTTGTTTCACCAATACAATATATTACGAAGCCTACTAATCAGGCTTTACTTTATTTATTTTTTTGTTTTGCTTCCTTTTTTATTGGTACATTTTATACCCATTTATTTTTTATTACAAAAAAAAATCAAGTTAAATTTAAACCAAAGAAAGAGGAGTATAAAAATTTAAAGTTTCTAAGAATAGTTAGTTTCATAGGTTTGATTGGATTAATTTTTAGATACTATGATTTACTTTTTGTTAAGGATTTTATTTCTTACGGATCTGTGACAGCTTTTAGATTACATGGAAGTATTATTAATGATACAACGTTTGTTGGAATCGGGTCTTCTATTCTCTACCCATTTTCAATTATTGCAATTGTGGTTTCATTTCACATTAATGAAAAAAAGATTATAGATAAAGTATTAATCGTTTTAAATATATTGTTATTTGTTATATATATATATTTACTTGGAGGCAGAACAAGTTTAACCCTCATCATAATAATGGTTTTAATATCTATTATTTTTAAGAAAAAAAAATTGTCCCATGTATTTAATCTAAAACGTATAGTATTTATCGTAATGTTATTTTTGTTATTTTTTGCTTATTCTAACCTCATATTAATTAATAGGCTAGAAGAGATGGGGTTTAATATACAAGATCATTTAAACTATATGCAAAATGAAAGAAGATTTATAGTTAAAGACTGGTTCAATAATATACTTTCAAATGATGACGTGTTTACGGGTGGGGTAAAATATACTTATATTAGTTTAGTTCATTATGTTCTTCATGGATATTATCAGTTCTTTCTTTTATTTGAACATTTTAACAGTAGCAACCTTGGATATGGAGCATATCAATTTTATCCTGTATTTAAATTAGGAAACTTCATTGGAATTGAGGTGGTGGATTATTATGAATTGATGAGTAAATTAGAAACTCAAGGAGTATATACAACCTTTTTTGGACCGCTTTATGCAGATTTCGGTTTTGGTGGTTTAACATTTTTATTTATGTTTTTATTCGGTTTTGTTAGCCAATTATTCTACAAAAAAGCATTAAATGGAGAGTTATTTAGTACTTTATTTTATAGCTATTTAGGATCAGTTTTAATTCATAGTTCGTTTATCAATATGATTCAATCAGGTATGGGTTTATACGTTTTTGTATCGATACTATTTTCGGCTTTATTATTAAAATTAATGTCTTAA
- a CDS encoding oligosaccharide flippase family protein produces MKEQVINIALRSITLLAKFSVVILLAKFLSEKELGDYSLVVSFITICVYFVGFEYYINLTRQYLKIKRRKLKTKLLYNQLYFHLLMFTVSTSLLWVVVFIGIIEKEYAVILLILLFFEFLSQEVSRILITFSQTVMSNLVTFIRSGMWVYLLISMYYLDPSSVNLKSIIFLWTIHSALSVFIGLFFMKDQFNLKKIRKPSFRIINYGIKRSIPFFFSTIFYLISINVDKFILKFFYGSSIVGIYTFYFSIINSIYSFIFAGAISIYLPKIINYYNKRNYKLFKSKLRKMQKSSFFILIIFSVFSILLLDFVINLINKDAFDDYKSLLIILLVGLVFNISSQAYHYTLYIMNQDKLLMKASFYSLNIIIISNIITVPLFSIYGAAFSYSLGMLVLFVIKIIYYKKLGELT; encoded by the coding sequence ATGAAGGAACAAGTAATAAACATTGCTTTAAGAAGTATTACTCTATTAGCTAAATTTTCTGTTGTAATTTTGTTAGCTAAGTTTCTTAGTGAAAAGGAGTTAGGTGACTATAGTTTAGTTGTATCTTTTATTACAATTTGTGTGTATTTTGTTGGTTTTGAATATTATATAAACCTTACTAGGCAATATTTAAAGATAAAGAGAAGAAAATTAAAAACAAAGCTACTATATAATCAATTATACTTCCATTTATTAATGTTTACTGTCAGCACTAGCTTACTCTGGGTAGTAGTATTTATAGGAATTATAGAGAAAGAATATGCTGTTATTTTATTAATACTTTTATTTTTTGAGTTTCTATCTCAAGAAGTATCTAGAATTTTAATTACTTTTTCACAAACAGTAATGTCTAACTTGGTTACTTTTATTAGAAGTGGAATGTGGGTATATCTATTAATTTCAATGTACTATTTAGATCCTAGTAGCGTGAACCTGAAGAGCATAATATTTTTATGGACTATACATAGTGCTCTTAGTGTATTTATTGGTCTATTCTTTATGAAGGATCAATTTAATTTAAAAAAAATTAGGAAGCCAAGCTTTAGAATTATTAATTATGGTATAAAAAGGAGTATTCCATTTTTTTTTAGTACTATATTTTACCTCATCTCTATTAATGTTGATAAGTTTATATTAAAATTTTTTTATGGAAGTAGTATTGTAGGTATTTATACCTTTTATTTTAGTATAATAAACTCTATATATTCCTTTATTTTTGCTGGTGCAATCTCTATTTATTTACCAAAGATAATTAATTATTATAATAAAAGAAATTATAAATTATTTAAATCTAAATTAAGAAAAATGCAAAAATCTTCATTCTTTATACTAATAATATTCTCAGTTTTTTCAATTTTATTATTAGATTTCGTTATTAATTTGATTAATAAAGATGCTTTTGATGATTATAAGTCTCTTTTAATAATTTTACTTGTTGGGCTAGTATTTAATATATCTTCACAAGCTTATCATTATACACTTTATATAATGAACCAAGATAAGTTATTAATGAAAGCTAGTTTCTACTCGTTAAATATTATTATCATATCTAACATTATTACCGTACCTCTATTCTCTATTTACGGTGCTGCATTCTCTTATTCATTAGGGATGTTAGTTCTATTTGTAATTAAGATAATTTACTATAAAAAATTGGGTGAGTTAACATGA
- the pseI gene encoding pseudaminic acid synthase, whose product MGRKIGPNQPPFIIAEMSGNHNQSLERALEIVEAAAKAGAHALKIQTYTADTMTLNLDNPDFKIEDQDSLWKGNTLYQLYQQAYTPWEWHKPIFERAKELGMIPFSTPFDETAVDFLEELDVPMYKIASFENNDIPLVKKVASTGKPMIISTGMATVAELDETVRVAREAGCKDLVLLKCTSTYPASPENTNILTIPHMKDLFNCQVGLSDHTMGVGVAVASVALGATVIEKHFTLSRADGGVDSAFSLEPKELEALVIETERAWQSLGEVKYGPTEKEKASMKFRRSIYVAKDIKAGEKFNKENIKVIRPGYGLAPKYFDEVIGLTAKQDLQAGTPLSFNLIS is encoded by the coding sequence ATGGGAAGGAAAATTGGTCCAAATCAACCACCGTTTATAATAGCTGAAATGTCAGGTAATCATAATCAATCTCTTGAAAGAGCTTTAGAAATCGTAGAAGCTGCTGCAAAAGCAGGAGCACATGCTTTAAAAATTCAAACCTATACTGCTGATACAATGACGTTAAACTTAGATAATCCAGACTTTAAGATTGAGGATCAAGATAGTTTATGGAAAGGGAATACACTATATCAACTATATCAACAAGCATACACTCCATGGGAATGGCACAAACCAATTTTTGAACGTGCTAAAGAATTAGGGATGATTCCCTTTAGTACGCCTTTTGATGAAACAGCTGTTGACTTTCTGGAGGAATTAGATGTGCCAATGTATAAAATTGCCTCCTTTGAAAATAATGATATTCCACTTGTTAAGAAAGTTGCCTCCACGGGTAAACCGATGATAATTTCAACGGGAATGGCAACGGTAGCTGAACTAGATGAAACAGTACGTGTTGCAAGAGAAGCAGGATGTAAAGATTTAGTTCTTTTAAAGTGTACAAGTACTTATCCAGCGTCACCAGAGAATACTAATATACTAACAATTCCTCATATGAAAGATCTCTTTAACTGTCAAGTTGGGTTATCAGATCATACAATGGGTGTAGGAGTGGCGGTAGCAAGTGTAGCTTTAGGTGCAACAGTTATTGAAAAGCACTTCACTCTATCAAGAGCAGATGGAGGAGTAGACTCTGCTTTTTCATTGGAACCTAAAGAACTAGAAGCATTGGTAATCGAAACAGAAAGAGCATGGCAGTCATTAGGAGAAGTAAAATACGGTCCAACAGAGAAAGAGAAGGCATCGATGAAATTCAGAAGATCCATCTATGTTGCTAAAGATATTAAAGCTGGAGAAAAGTTCAATAAAGAAAATATTAAAGTTATACGTCCGGGATATGGGTTAGCCCCAAAATATTTTGATGAGGTTATTGGTTTAACAGCAAAACAGGATTTACAGGCTGGAACTCCTTTATCGTTTAATTTAATATCTTAA
- a CDS encoding formyltransferase family protein gives MKILLLGPERDRLKNFLKSFGDEVITYQDKLDVNSSVLDNVDFIISYGYRYIINSDIVKNFNEKVINLHISYLPWNKGADPNLWSFLEDSPKGVTIHYIDKGLDTGDIIVQKEISYNENDTLKTTYDRLTYTIEQLFIEYWPLIRDGKINGKPQPKGGSYHKLIDKEKYLSLLTDGWDTPVRNLIGKAKHIK, from the coding sequence ATGAAAATTTTACTGTTAGGTCCAGAAAGAGACCGGCTCAAAAATTTTCTGAAGAGTTTTGGTGATGAAGTTATTACCTATCAAGATAAATTAGATGTAAACTCTTCTGTATTAGACAATGTCGATTTTATCATTAGTTATGGATATCGTTATATTATTAATTCTGATATTGTTAAAAATTTTAATGAAAAAGTAATTAATTTACATATATCATACTTACCATGGAATAAAGGGGCAGATCCTAACTTATGGAGTTTTTTAGAAGACAGTCCAAAAGGTGTAACAATCCATTATATTGATAAGGGATTAGACACAGGAGACATAATTGTTCAAAAGGAAATATCATATAATGAAAATGATACATTAAAAACTACTTATGATAGGTTGACATATACAATCGAACAATTATTTATTGAATATTGGCCTCTAATACGTGATGGAAAAATAAATGGGAAACCTCAACCAAAGGGAGGAAGTTATCACAAATTAATTGATAAAGAAAAATATTTATCTTTGTTAACAGATGGTTGGGATACACCTGTTCGTAACTTAATAGGAAAAGCAAAACATATTAAGTAG
- the pseG gene encoding UDP-2,4-diacetamido-2,4,6-trideoxy-beta-L-altropyranose hydrolase codes for MKIVFRVDASLQIGTGHVMRCLTLAEELRVLGHEIIFISRKLEGNLCHFVSERGFKIFCLPSQQNKANNCNSKHAHWLETSWEIDAKQTIEIIEKHIGYFDWLIIDHYAIDYKWESLLKNYCQRMMVIDDLADRKHFCDILLDQNYYLNFQNRYQKLIRSGCKLLLGPKYSLLRNEFIELRKEIRFKEVKNITNILVFFGGSDPTNETLKTLYALNALESNKLNIDVVVGASNPNIDKIKEYCNKYSNINFHSAINYMAKLMKQADLAICAGGTTTWERYCMGLPAILIAVAYNQIEICEAISELGIDYYLGKSEEVSDKDIINSLERFHRGDINLQKTSIKAQKIVDGKGKFRVINELIKN; via the coding sequence ATGAAAATAGTTTTTAGAGTTGATGCCTCTCTCCAAATTGGAACAGGTCATGTTATGAGATGTTTAACATTAGCTGAGGAATTAAGAGTTCTTGGCCATGAAATTATATTTATTTCAAGAAAATTAGAGGGGAATTTATGTCATTTTGTGAGTGAGAGAGGGTTCAAAATTTTTTGTCTTCCATCACAACAAAATAAAGCTAATAATTGTAACTCCAAACATGCTCATTGGCTTGAAACAAGTTGGGAAATTGATGCAAAACAAACTATAGAAATTATTGAAAAACATATTGGTTATTTTGATTGGTTAATAATAGATCACTATGCAATAGATTACAAATGGGAAAGTTTATTAAAGAACTATTGTCAACGTATGATGGTTATAGATGATTTAGCTGATAGAAAACATTTTTGTGATATTCTTTTAGATCAAAATTATTATTTAAATTTCCAAAATCGGTATCAAAAATTAATCCGATCAGGATGTAAATTGCTTTTGGGTCCTAAATATTCGTTATTGAGAAATGAATTTATCGAATTAAGAAAAGAAATAAGGTTTAAAGAAGTAAAAAATATTACTAATATTTTGGTTTTCTTTGGTGGAAGTGATCCTACAAATGAAACTTTAAAGACTTTATATGCCTTAAATGCTTTAGAAAGTAATAAACTAAATATTGATGTGGTTGTAGGAGCTTCTAATCCCAATATAGATAAAATAAAGGAATATTGTAACAAATATTCAAATATTAATTTTCATAGTGCTATAAACTATATGGCCAAATTGATGAAGCAAGCTGATTTAGCTATTTGTGCTGGTGGCACCACTACATGGGAGAGGTATTGTATGGGCTTACCAGCAATTTTAATTGCGGTAGCCTATAACCAAATAGAAATATGTGAAGCTATAAGTGAACTCGGAATAGATTATTATCTTGGGAAATCAGAAGAAGTCAGTGATAAAGATATTATAAATTCTCTTGAAAGGTTTCATAGAGGTGACATAAATTTGCAAAAAACATCTATAAAAGCTCAAAAAATTGTAGATGGGAAAGGGAAATTTAGAGTTATAAATGAATTAATAAAAAATTGA